In Nostoc sp. UHCC 0926, a single genomic region encodes these proteins:
- a CDS encoding Eco57I restriction-modification methylase domain-containing protein, which produces MSLNFQRTRDLLSNFQFSDLFIEELGWSQPTRQKPVTLEIENKTYQYQRIAELSGVAIFEITAADGKIPDTKVRGAIHKEITKLIAENLLIFITQERTRSLWYWVKREGSKSYVRDHLYVKGQPGDLFLSKLGSLVIDITELEHGEPTVVEIAYKLQHGFDVEPVTKKFYKEFQEQHQKFLLFVKGIDNEIDRRWYTSVILNRLMFVYFLQRKGFIDNKDLNYLQNKLEQSQQKGENYFYAEFLKALFFESFAKPEIERDLSVQELVGKVKYLNGGLFLKHHIEEKYQISIVDEAFEQVLDLFGRYSWNLDDTPEGKDDEINPDVLGYIFEKYINQKAFGAYYTRPQITEYLCDRTIHKLIVDRVNDALSNKYKPFEDINELLIKLDTNVCRSLMEDILPNLSILDPACGSGAFLVAAMKTLIFIYAAVIGTIELQGDQKLKDWLKTEKTEHLSIEYFIRKRIIRDNLYGIDIMEEATEIAKLRLFLALVSSAKNVDELEPLPNIDFNIMAGNSLIGLIKVDDTAFDTVGNTKQGNLLQRLTADNYKAILEEKNKSIELYKKHAFIPGDEKLPGGELGTHQDARLLNLRKSIDNLNKESQKKLNLLLLDEFSQKLGIKYEEVQLTGKSQKRVLKIEDIAALKPFHWGYHFDKVLERGGFDAIITNPPWEIFKPQAKEFFAQHNELVTKNKMDIKDFEKEQNKLLQNRIIASTWLEYQSQYPYVSAYYRSSEQYKNQISIVNGKKAGTDINLYKLFTEQCFNLLRSGGECGIVIPSGIYTDLGTKQLREMLFSKTKVTGLFCFENRKTIFEEVDSRFKFVVLTFAKGSTTTEFPSAFMRHDVQELQMFPSDDSLQINIDMVRKLSPGSLSVMEFKNEVDIRISEKMLHFPLLGEKIDGKWNFVLTREFDRGNDNNLFQLQKTGETLPLFVGKMFHQFNLTEEPSPYWIKESIGRAILLSNKKDNNQILDYQRYRWVHRRIARNTDSRTLITTIAPCKVFCDNNSTTIDLNKSGISNIEMIFLCAVCNAFILDWLLRQKVTTTLNMFYIYQLPIPRLTKNDRYFNDIVQRAAKLICTTPEFDELAREVGLVSHQQGVTDETERAKLRAELDGMVAHLYGLTEDEFSYILTTFPIVNATVKEAALSAYRIFAPMFADSEIAALIH; this is translated from the coding sequence ATGTCACTGAATTTTCAACGAACACGTGATTTACTCTCTAATTTCCAATTTAGTGATTTGTTTATAGAGGAATTAGGTTGGTCTCAACCTACAAGACAAAAACCTGTAACCCTAGAGATTGAGAACAAGACATATCAATACCAGAGGATTGCTGAACTTTCAGGTGTTGCAATCTTTGAAATCACCGCAGCAGATGGGAAAATACCAGACACTAAGGTTCGAGGTGCTATTCACAAAGAAATTACTAAACTAATAGCTGAAAATCTCCTAATTTTTATTACCCAAGAACGCACACGTAGTCTTTGGTATTGGGTTAAACGAGAAGGAAGTAAAAGCTACGTCCGTGACCATTTATATGTGAAAGGTCAACCAGGAGACTTATTTTTAAGCAAGCTTGGTTCTTTAGTTATTGATATTACTGAATTAGAACATGGGGAACCGACTGTTGTCGAAATTGCCTATAAGCTACAACACGGTTTTGATGTTGAGCCAGTAACGAAGAAGTTTTATAAGGAATTTCAAGAGCAACACCAGAAGTTTTTGCTGTTTGTGAAAGGAATTGATAATGAGATAGATAGACGTTGGTATACATCGGTAATTCTCAATCGCCTGATGTTTGTTTATTTTCTCCAGCGTAAGGGTTTTATTGATAACAAAGATTTAAACTATCTGCAAAATAAGCTTGAACAAAGCCAGCAAAAAGGTGAAAATTATTTTTATGCTGAATTTCTCAAAGCTTTGTTTTTTGAAAGCTTTGCTAAACCTGAGATTGAACGCGATTTATCTGTACAAGAATTGGTAGGAAAAGTTAAATACCTTAATGGTGGTTTATTTCTCAAGCATCATATTGAAGAGAAATATCAGATTTCTATAGTTGATGAGGCGTTTGAGCAAGTTTTAGATTTATTTGGGCGTTATTCTTGGAATCTGGATGATACGCCGGAAGGGAAAGATGATGAAATTAACCCCGATGTGTTGGGTTATATTTTTGAGAAATATATTAATCAAAAGGCTTTTGGCGCGTATTATACTAGACCGCAGATTACAGAATATCTTTGTGACAGAACAATCCACAAGTTAATTGTAGACCGCGTAAATGATGCGCTATCTAATAAGTATAAGCCATTTGAAGATATCAATGAACTTCTCATCAAACTAGATACAAACGTTTGTCGTTCACTAATGGAAGATATTCTTCCTAATTTATCAATCCTTGACCCAGCTTGTGGTTCGGGTGCTTTTCTCGTTGCAGCGATGAAGACGTTAATTTTTATATATGCTGCTGTTATTGGGACAATTGAATTACAAGGAGATCAAAAATTAAAGGACTGGTTAAAAACTGAAAAAACTGAGCATCTTTCCATAGAATATTTTATCAGGAAGCGCATTATTAGAGATAACCTCTATGGTATAGATATTATGGAGGAAGCAACGGAAATTGCTAAACTGCGTCTTTTCTTAGCGTTGGTTTCTTCTGCTAAGAATGTTGATGAATTGGAACCGTTGCCTAATATTGACTTTAATATTATGGCGGGGAATTCGTTGATTGGACTGATTAAGGTAGATGACACCGCTTTTGATACAGTAGGAAATACTAAACAAGGTAATCTATTACAGCGTCTCACAGCAGATAATTACAAGGCTATTTTAGAAGAAAAGAATAAATCTATTGAACTTTACAAAAAACACGCTTTTATTCCTGGCGATGAAAAACTTCCTGGTGGAGAACTGGGAACGCATCAAGATGCAAGGTTATTGAACTTACGTAAATCTATTGACAACCTTAATAAAGAATCACAAAAAAAGTTAAATCTTTTATTATTGGATGAGTTTAGTCAAAAGCTGGGTATTAAATATGAGGAAGTTCAGTTAACTGGAAAATCACAGAAGCGTGTTTTGAAGATTGAGGATATTGCAGCCTTGAAGCCGTTTCACTGGGGTTATCATTTTGACAAGGTTTTAGAACGCGGCGGGTTTGATGCAATTATCACTAATCCACCTTGGGAGATATTTAAGCCACAGGCTAAAGAGTTCTTTGCACAGCATAATGAACTAGTGACGAAGAACAAGATGGATATTAAGGATTTTGAGAAAGAGCAGAATAAACTATTACAAAATCGAATAATTGCAAGTACTTGGTTAGAATATCAAAGTCAATATCCTTATGTCAGTGCTTATTATCGTTCATCTGAACAGTATAAAAATCAGATTTCTATTGTGAATGGTAAAAAAGCAGGTACGGATATTAATCTCTATAAGCTGTTTACAGAACAGTGTTTTAATCTTTTGCGTTCAGGCGGTGAGTGTGGAATTGTAATTCCTAGTGGTATCTACACCGACTTGGGGACTAAGCAATTGCGGGAGATGTTGTTTAGTAAAACTAAAGTTACTGGACTTTTCTGCTTTGAGAACCGCAAAACTATTTTTGAAGAAGTTGATAGCCGTTTTAAGTTTGTTGTCCTAACTTTTGCAAAAGGTAGTACAACAACAGAATTTCCATCTGCGTTTATGCGTCATGATGTGCAAGAACTTCAAATGTTTCCTAGTGATGATAGCTTGCAGATTAATATTGATATGGTTCGTAAACTCTCACCTGGTTCGCTATCTGTAATGGAGTTTAAGAATGAGGTAGATATCCGTATTTCTGAAAAAATGCTTCACTTCCCCTTACTGGGTGAAAAAATTGATGGTAAGTGGAACTTTGTACTTACTCGTGAATTTGATAGAGGTAATGATAATAACCTTTTCCAACTACAAAAAACAGGAGAAACATTACCACTTTTTGTAGGAAAAATGTTTCATCAGTTTAATCTTACAGAAGAACCATCACCATACTGGATTAAAGAGTCAATTGGTAGAGCAATATTACTTAGTAATAAAAAAGATAATAATCAAATTCTTGACTATCAGCGTTATCGTTGGGTACATCGTCGTATTGCACGTAACACAGATTCAAGAACTCTAATTACTACAATTGCTCCCTGTAAAGTGTTTTGTGATAATAATAGTACAACTATAGATTTAAATAAATCTGGAATTTCTAATATTGAAATGATTTTTCTTTGTGCAGTCTGTAATGCATTTATATTAGATTGGCTTTTACGTCAAAAAGTAACTACCACTCTCAATATGTTCTACATTTACCAACTGCCTATCCCACGTTTAACAAAAAACGATCGCTACTTCAACGATATTGTACAACGCGCTGCCAAACTCATCTGCACCACACCAGAGTTTGACGAACTCGCACGAGAAGTCGGTCTAGTTTCCCATCAACAAGGCGTTACCGACGAAACAGAACGCGCTAAACTCCGCGCAGAACTCGATGGAATGGTAGCACACCTTTACGGCTTAACCGAAGATGAATTTAGTTACATCCTCACTACATTTCCGATTGTTAATGCAACCGTTAAAGAAGCAGCATTGTCAGCTTACCGTATCTTTGCCCCAATGTTTGCAGACTCAGAAATAGCAGCATTAATTCATTAA
- a CDS encoding GAF domain-containing protein has product MQIHPHSEFNHSRDRPEQGLQKLLDRLVKTMQRNELVRQTTNQLRESLQVDRVVLYYFYGQWQGQVTFESLSSKELSILGSTGPDDCFNNEYAALYLAGRVKAIADIELEPIQPCHRDFLRNMQVCANLVVPILIPRGLWGLLVAHHCQGPHYWSPSDIEMMQIGAQTLATDRNILES; this is encoded by the coding sequence GTGCAAATTCATCCTCACTCAGAATTTAACCATAGCCGCGATCGCCCTGAACAGGGTTTGCAAAAATTACTCGATCGCCTTGTTAAAACAATGCAGCGCAATGAGTTAGTCCGGCAAACAACAAATCAACTCAGAGAATCGCTTCAAGTTGATCGGGTGGTGTTGTATTATTTTTACGGGCAGTGGCAAGGGCAGGTGACTTTTGAATCTTTGAGTTCTAAAGAATTGTCAATACTTGGTTCCACTGGCCCAGATGATTGTTTTAACAACGAGTATGCTGCTTTATACTTAGCAGGACGGGTAAAGGCGATCGCTGATATTGAATTAGAGCCAATCCAACCTTGTCACCGTGATTTTCTCCGTAATATGCAGGTTTGCGCCAACCTGGTTGTACCAATTTTGATACCTAGAGGATTATGGGGATTGCTAGTAGCACATCACTGCCAAGGCCCTCATTATTGGTCGCCATCAGATATAGAAATGATGCAAATAGGGGCACAAACTTTAGCAACAGATCGTAATATTCTGGAGAGTTAA
- a CDS encoding VOC family protein: MKFGYTVIWVDDVVKTVEFYEKAFGLVRRTLVEKGQSIWAEIETGNTTLAFSSSSEAQKLFPGGFHPNDATQPPTLIQISFITPDVGSAYMRAIGAGAKTLDAPKTQPGGQTIARVRDPNGVLVSLVSV; the protein is encoded by the coding sequence GTGAAATTTGGTTACACGGTCATCTGGGTAGATGATGTAGTTAAGACGGTTGAGTTTTACGAAAAAGCTTTTGGTTTAGTTCGTCGCACTCTCGTGGAAAAGGGGCAATCTATCTGGGCCGAAATCGAAACCGGAAACACCACACTAGCTTTCTCCTCTAGTAGCGAAGCACAGAAGTTATTTCCTGGTGGCTTCCATCCCAACGACGCCACACAACCACCGACATTAATCCAGATATCATTTATCACTCCTGATGTTGGCAGCGCTTACATGAGAGCGATCGGCGCAGGTGCAAAAACACTAGATGCCCCGAAAACGCAGCCTGGGGGACAAACTATTGCTCGTGTCCGCGATCCTAATGGCGTGCTGGTGTCGTTGGTGAGTGTCTAG
- a CDS encoding Dyp-type peroxidase, translating to MTQQIIREAPAPEPLEGQQTNEFFYVPAPNEPILNVNNIQGNILGGFNKDYQALLFLEIENPNAFKQWLELQIDFIATASEVIAFNRLFKSSRKRRGREGTAKATWVNIAFSFEGLKKLTNDADAFMDTSFKAGLAAKAPELNDPVDENGKPIAWVVGGPDNGKTDVIFIIASDERADLLEEVSRILESVVAFTDGKGNAKSSGARITYFEEGANLPPPLSGHEHFGNLDGISQPGIRGRVSNNPKDLLTPRQNSENPNQGKPGQDLLWPGEFVFGYEGQDNDAKTLEHSKGQVVSAGLHWANDGSYLVFRRLRQDVYKFHKFLNDTAADLDTDPRKVSAKLIGRWPSGAPTVRTPEADAPSLGDDDDANNDFEFNGDDPPENHFFKNDVVPPSDDATGLRCPFIAHTRKTYPRNDKTPGGGGPGPEEIDRSEVTTQTHRLLRRGIPYGPVSPSTPNNPLPDEYFVDRGLHFLAYQTSIEDQFEFVTKLWVNNPDFSKEAATGHESEGKLTLGHDPIIGQSENNKPNGDRTRKFFIHLEDDQDKPQTKELTAPEDWVIPTGGGYFFAPSISALKDVLTK from the coding sequence ATGACACAACAAATAATTCGTGAAGCACCTGCTCCTGAACCGTTAGAAGGTCAACAGACAAACGAATTCTTCTACGTCCCTGCGCCTAATGAGCCTATTCTCAATGTCAACAACATTCAAGGCAACATTCTAGGTGGGTTCAATAAAGACTACCAGGCCCTCTTGTTCCTTGAAATTGAAAATCCAAATGCTTTCAAGCAGTGGCTTGAGTTACAGATCGACTTCATTGCCACTGCCTCAGAAGTGATTGCCTTCAACCGCCTATTCAAGTCCAGCAGAAAACGACGAGGCCGCGAAGGCACTGCTAAGGCAACCTGGGTCAATATAGCTTTCTCCTTTGAGGGGCTGAAGAAACTAACCAATGATGCTGACGCTTTTATGGATACATCCTTTAAAGCTGGGTTAGCAGCAAAGGCTCCTGAACTCAACGATCCGGTGGACGAGAATGGCAAGCCTATTGCCTGGGTTGTGGGTGGGCCAGATAATGGCAAAACTGATGTGATTTTCATCATTGCCAGCGACGAACGCGCAGACTTGCTGGAAGAAGTTTCGCGGATTTTAGAAAGCGTTGTGGCATTTACAGACGGGAAAGGCAACGCAAAAAGCAGCGGAGCCAGAATTACCTACTTTGAAGAGGGAGCCAACTTACCCCCACCGTTATCTGGACATGAGCATTTCGGCAACCTAGATGGAATATCACAACCTGGCATTCGTGGCAGGGTTTCTAATAATCCTAAAGACCTTCTCACCCCCAGGCAGAACTCAGAGAACCCAAACCAGGGCAAACCGGGACAGGATCTTCTATGGCCAGGAGAGTTCGTTTTTGGCTATGAGGGTCAGGACAATGATGCTAAAACGTTGGAACATAGCAAAGGTCAGGTTGTGTCGGCAGGACTCCACTGGGCAAATGATGGCTCTTACCTGGTATTCCGCCGATTGCGTCAAGATGTGTATAAGTTCCACAAGTTTTTAAACGATACTGCTGCTGATTTAGACACCGACCCTCGAAAGGTGAGCGCAAAGCTGATTGGTCGCTGGCCTAGTGGCGCTCCCACTGTCCGCACACCCGAAGCAGATGCCCCAAGTTTAGGTGATGATGACGATGCCAATAATGATTTTGAATTCAACGGTGATGATCCACCAGAAAATCATTTCTTCAAAAACGATGTAGTTCCACCTTCTGACGATGCAACGGGTCTGCGCTGCCCGTTTATTGCCCATACCCGCAAGACTTATCCACGCAACGATAAAACACCAGGAGGTGGAGGGCCTGGGCCAGAAGAGATTGACCGCAGTGAAGTGACCACTCAAACACACCGCTTACTCCGTCGCGGCATTCCTTATGGCCCGGTGTCTCCTTCAACGCCGAACAATCCGCTACCAGATGAGTACTTTGTTGATCGTGGTCTGCACTTTTTGGCTTATCAGACCTCAATTGAAGACCAGTTTGAGTTTGTAACCAAGTTATGGGTTAACAATCCAGACTTCAGTAAAGAGGCTGCTACCGGCCACGAGTCTGAAGGTAAATTAACTCTTGGTCACGATCCAATTATTGGTCAAAGTGAAAATAACAAACCAAATGGCGATCGCACACGCAAGTTCTTTATCCATCTTGAGGATGACCAGGATAAACCTCAAACTAAGGAGTTGACTGCACCTGAAGACTGGGTAATTCCTACTGGTGGCGGCTACTTCTTTGCACCGTCGATTTCTGCTTTAAAGGATGTATTGACAAAGTAA
- a CDS encoding class I SAM-dependent methyltransferase: MDSNPALCAAIANHITTSPQQRITFAEFMEMVLYHPEHGYYSSDAVKIGFQGGDFFTSGNLCTDFGELLAEQFFQMWEILGKPVPFSLVEMGAGQGLLALHILKYHQLRYPDFFTALEYVIVEKSPTLRQEQQQRLQDLPVRWCNLEDIPSEAITGCFFSNELVDAFPVHQFILETGELREIYVTTDKNEKETNAPYPSFVEVTGELSTPQLAEYLDLVEIDFTQSAYPDDYRSEINLAALDWLSIVADRLQRGYVLTIDYGYPASRYYNPRRSQGTLQCYYHHRFHDNPYINIGRQDITAHVDFTALERWGEKCNLKNVGFIQQGLFLMALGLGDRIAALSDQQQPLSQLLQRRDALHQLIDPTGLGGFGVLVQSKGLDKTEISQPLKGLTLPE; encoded by the coding sequence ATGGATTCAAATCCAGCATTGTGTGCAGCGATCGCAAATCACATTACCACCAGTCCCCAGCAACGAATTACTTTTGCAGAATTCATGGAGATGGTATTATACCACCCTGAACACGGCTACTATTCCAGTGATGCAGTTAAAATTGGCTTTCAAGGTGGTGATTTTTTCACCTCTGGTAATCTCTGCACTGACTTTGGTGAGTTACTAGCAGAACAATTTTTCCAGATGTGGGAGATTTTAGGAAAACCTGTACCCTTTTCTCTGGTAGAAATGGGAGCAGGTCAAGGACTGCTAGCATTGCATATCCTCAAATATCATCAGCTACGCTACCCAGATTTTTTTACTGCACTGGAGTACGTCATTGTTGAAAAGTCCCCAACTTTAAGACAAGAACAGCAGCAACGCTTGCAAGATTTGCCCGTGCGTTGGTGCAATTTAGAGGATATACCATCTGAGGCGATCACAGGCTGCTTTTTTTCTAACGAGTTAGTAGATGCGTTCCCCGTGCATCAATTCATCCTAGAAACGGGAGAACTCCGAGAAATTTATGTGACAACAGACAAGAATGAGAAAGAAACCAATGCCCCATACCCATCATTTGTAGAAGTCACAGGAGAACTTTCAACGCCCCAACTGGCTGAATATTTGGATTTAGTGGAAATCGACTTTACCCAAAGTGCATATCCAGATGATTACCGCAGTGAAATTAATTTAGCTGCTCTAGACTGGTTGAGTATAGTAGCAGACCGCTTGCAGCGCGGGTATGTGTTAACAATTGATTATGGCTACCCCGCCAGTCGTTACTATAATCCCAGGCGATCGCAAGGAACGCTACAGTGCTATTACCATCACCGTTTCCATGACAACCCCTATATTAATATTGGGCGACAAGATATTACTGCCCACGTTGACTTTACGGCTTTGGAACGCTGGGGTGAGAAGTGCAATTTAAAGAATGTTGGTTTTATCCAGCAAGGATTATTTTTGATGGCGTTGGGGTTAGGCGATCGCATTGCTGCCCTTTCTGATCAACAGCAACCCCTCTCACAGTTACTACAGCGCCGGGACGCACTACACCAACTTATAGATCCCACAGGACTAGGCGGCTTTGGAGTCTTAGTTCAGAGCAAAGGTCTAGACAAGACAGAAATTTCTCAACCACTAAAAGGATTGACGCTGCCTGAGTAA
- a CDS encoding NAD(P)-dependent oxidoreductase: MKVAFLGTGLMGLPMAQRLLAADIQLVAYNRTPEKLAPLQAAGAEIVTHPRHAIRAAECVILMLTNAPAIYNVLLSDTAWQTLEGRTIIQMGTITPTESQEIRDAVVGGGGEYLEAPVLGSIPEAKAGKLSIMVGAEAEQYQRHLKLLQNFGTEPLLIGPVGSAAALKLALNQLIASLTTSFALSLAFVQRQGVDVDVFMQILRDSSLYAPTFDKKLQRMLDGNYADPNFPTKHLLKDTELFISEAKCQSLDLSSIKGVRQILQTAVKMSFADDDYSSLFSVIKEWGEAIGE; encoded by the coding sequence ATGAAGGTGGCATTTCTGGGAACTGGACTGATGGGACTACCAATGGCTCAAAGGTTATTAGCCGCAGATATACAGCTAGTTGCCTACAATCGCACCCCAGAAAAATTAGCGCCACTACAAGCAGCTGGGGCTGAAATTGTCACACATCCCCGCCACGCCATTCGTGCTGCTGAGTGTGTAATCCTCATGCTTACTAATGCCCCAGCGATTTATAATGTGTTGCTTTCTGACACTGCTTGGCAAACTCTGGAAGGGCGCACTATCATCCAAATGGGAACAATTACTCCCACAGAAAGCCAGGAAATTAGAGATGCAGTTGTTGGGGGTGGTGGTGAATATTTAGAAGCACCCGTATTAGGGAGTATCCCGGAAGCAAAAGCTGGCAAGTTGAGTATTATGGTAGGGGCAGAGGCAGAACAATATCAACGCCATTTAAAGTTACTCCAAAATTTTGGGACAGAACCTTTACTTATAGGCCCTGTGGGATCTGCGGCGGCGCTCAAATTGGCACTAAATCAACTAATAGCTTCCCTAACAACTAGCTTTGCTCTGAGTCTAGCTTTTGTCCAGCGTCAGGGTGTCGATGTGGATGTGTTTATGCAAATATTGCGCGACAGTTCACTCTACGCACCTACTTTTGACAAGAAGCTACAACGGATGTTGGATGGCAATTATGCTGATCCGAATTTCCCTACAAAACACTTGCTTAAAGATACAGAATTGTTTATCTCTGAAGCGAAATGTCAGAGTTTGGATCTCAGCAGTATTAAAGGTGTGCGGCAAATCTTGCAAACAGCCGTGAAAATGTCATTTGCTGATGATGATTACTCATCACTATT